Proteins encoded in a region of the Enoplosus armatus isolate fEnoArm2 chromosome 16 unlocalized genomic scaffold, fEnoArm2.hap1 SUPER_16_unloc_4, whole genome shotgun sequence genome:
- the LOC139307143 gene encoding serine--tRNA ligase, cytoplasmic, with protein sequence MVLDLDLFRTDKGGDPEVVRETQRKRFKDVTLVDKLVSADTEWRKCRFTADNLNKAKNLCSKSIGEKMKRKEQVGEDESLPDEAQNLESLTAETLSALTVTQIKRVRLLVDEAVEKSDSERIKLEAERFEYLREIGNLLHPSVPISNDEDADNKVERTWGDCTVQKKYSHVDLVVMIDGFDGERGAVVAGSRGYFLKGPLVFLEQALINYALRILHGKKYTMLYTPFFMRKEVMQEVAQLSQFDEELYKVIGKGSEKSDDNSIDEKYLIATSEQPIAAFLRDEWLKPEDLPVRYAGFSTCFRQEVGSHGRDTRGIFRVHQFEKIEQFVYASPHDGKSWEMFDEMIETAEELYQSLGIPYRIVNIVSGALNHAASKKLDLEAWFPGSGAFRELVSCSNCTDYQARRLRIRYGQTKKMMDKAEFVHMLNATMCATTRVMCAILENYQTEEGIVIPEKLREFMPPGWTEIIKFVKPAPIDQGLAKKAKKQHEGGKKKQGKGDQNLPNAMESMSVNDS encoded by the exons ATGGTGCTCGACTTGGACCTGTTTCGGACCGACAAAGGCGGCGATCCAGAAGTCGTCCGTGAGACCCAAAGGAAGAGGTTTAAAGATGTAACACTCGTTGACAAACTGGTCTCCGCAGATACAGAGTGGAGGAAAT GCCGCTTCACTGCAGACAACCTCAACAAAGCTAAGAACCTCTGCAGCAAGAGCATTGGGGAGAAAATGAAG AGGAAGGAGCAAGTTGGGGAGGATGAGTCTTTACCTGATGAAGCGCAGAACTTGGAGTCCCTAACAGCTGAAACACTATCG GCCCTGACAGTAACCCAGATCAAGAGGGTGCGTTTGTTGGTGGATGAGGCAGTGGAGAAATCCGACAGTGAGAGGATAAAGCTCGAGGCCGAGCGCTTTGAGTACCTGAGGGAGATTGGCAATCTTCTGCACCCATCTGTACCCATCAGCAATGATGAG GATGCAGACAACAAGGTGGAGCGTACCTGGGGCGACTGCACCGTCCAGAAGAAGTACTCCCATGTTGACCTGGTGGTCATGATTGATGGCTttgatggagagaggggggctGTTGTGGCTGGGAGCAGAGGTTACTTTCTGAAG GGACCGCTGGTGTTCCTGGAGCAGGCCCTGATCAATTATGCCTTAAGGATCCTCCACGGCAAGAAGTACACCATGCTCTACACACCCTTCTTCATGAGGAAAGAGGTCATGCAGGAAGTCGCCCAACTCAGCCAGTTTGATGAAGAGCTTTACAAG GTCATTGGGAAGGGAAGTGAGAAGTCAGACGACAATTCCATAGATGAGAAGTACCTCATCGCCACCTCCGAGCAGCCCATTGCGGCCTTCCTGAGGGACGAGTGGCTCAAGCCCGAGGACCTGCCTGTCCGCTACGCCGGCTTCTCCACCTGCTTTCGACAGGAGGTGGGCTCCCATGGCAGAGACACCCGCGGGATCTTCAGGGTGCACCAGTTTGAGAAG ATTGAGCAGTTCGTCTATGCTTCCCCACATGATGGCAAATCCTGGGAGATGTTTGATGAGATGATAGAGACTGCAGAAGAATTATACCAGTCACTAGGGATTCCTTATCGCATCGTAAACATCGTCTCTG GTGCCCTAAATCATGCAGCTAGTAAGAAGCTGGATCTGGAGGCCTGGTTCCCTGGCTCCGGTGCTTTCAGAGAGCTGGTCTCCTGCTCAAACTGCACCGACTACCAGGCCAGACGCCTCCGCATCCGCTACGGACAGACCAAAAAGATGATGGACAAG GCAGAGTTTGTGCACATGCTGAATGCGACCATGTGCGCCACCACACGTGTGATGTGTGCCATCCTAGAGAATTACCAAACCGAAGAAGGCATCGTTATTCCAGAGAAGCTCAGGGAGTTCATGCCTCCTG GTTGGACTGAGATCATTAAGTTTGTCAAGCCCGCTCCTATTGATCAGGGGCTGGCtaagaaagcaaagaaacagcatgaaggagggaagaagaagcagggaaAAGGAGACCAGAACCTGCCCAACGCCATGGAGAGCATGTCCGTCAACGACTCATAG